A section of the Campylobacter lanienae NCTC 13004 genome encodes:
- a CDS encoding NADP-dependent isocitrate dehydrogenase — MADIIYTYTDEAPALATFSLFPVIKEFLSRGGISIDTMDISLAGRILANFPENLKDNQKVPNYLEILGEMTKEKTANIIKLPNISASLPQLNAAIAELQSKGFNVPNYPENPSNEKEIDIKARYAKVLGSAVNPVLREGNSDRRCASAVKAYAKEFPHKNGAWDSTIKTRVAYMDSGDFYGNEKSVIVKEPTEFKIEFTDKNGNTKVLKDGIKAAAGDVISATFMSVAKLDKFIAKTIEEAKKESLLYSVHLKATMMKVSDPVMFGHFVKVFFAEIFDEFGSELNSVGVVPNNGLKDLFAKIENLPIKDKIIAKYNEILDKNPDLAMVDSDKGITNLHVPSDVIIDASMPAMIRNSGKMWDKNGKTADTLAVIPDRTYATIYEATIDDLKANGALNPATIGSVSNVGLMAKKAEEYGSHDKTFIASEDGKFTLSSTNGDKMEFEVESGDIFRAMQAKSEAIKDWIKLAINRAKATHSTAIFWLDSARAHDASMIQIVNSELKNYDLNGLDISIAAPTEAIKKSISIIRTGKDAISVTGNVLRDYLTDLFPILELGTSAKMLSIVPLLNGGGLFETGAGGSAPKIAQQLIEENHLRWDSLGEFLALGASLEHLASVSGKKEATILADTLDKAIVSYLKNDNSPRKNVGENDNRGSHFYLALYWANELAKSDLAPKFAGVAAALNENKAKITDELNGSQGNKVDVGGYYIFDDAKVSAVMRPSAIYNESLKK, encoded by the coding sequence ATGGCAGATATAATCTACACTTACACAGATGAGGCGCCAGCATTGGCTACTTTTTCACTTTTTCCTGTTATTAAGGAGTTTTTAAGTCGTGGTGGTATCAGTATAGATACTATGGATATTTCATTAGCTGGTAGAATTTTGGCTAATTTCCCTGAAAATTTAAAAGATAATCAAAAAGTTCCAAATTATCTAGAAATCCTAGGTGAAATGACCAAAGAAAAAACAGCAAATATAATCAAACTCCCTAATATTTCAGCATCACTTCCGCAGCTAAATGCGGCTATTGCGGAGCTTCAATCAAAAGGATTTAATGTACCAAACTATCCAGAAAATCCATCCAATGAAAAAGAGATTGATATCAAAGCAAGATATGCTAAAGTTTTAGGAAGTGCAGTAAATCCAGTTTTAAGAGAGGGTAACTCAGATAGAAGATGCGCTAGTGCCGTCAAAGCTTATGCCAAAGAATTCCCACACAAAAATGGTGCTTGGGATAGCACTATTAAAACAAGAGTGGCATATATGGATAGTGGGGATTTTTATGGCAATGAAAAATCTGTAATAGTCAAAGAACCAACCGAATTTAAAATCGAATTTACAGACAAAAATGGCAACACAAAAGTATTAAAAGATGGTATAAAAGCAGCCGCTGGCGATGTGATTAGTGCTACATTTATGAGTGTTGCTAAACTAGATAAATTCATCGCTAAAACCATAGAAGAAGCCAAAAAAGAGTCTTTACTCTATTCAGTCCATCTAAAAGCTACAATGATGAAAGTAAGCGATCCGGTTATGTTTGGTCACTTTGTGAAAGTATTTTTCGCTGAAATCTTTGATGAGTTTGGAAGTGAGCTAAATTCAGTTGGTGTGGTGCCAAATAACGGCTTAAAAGATCTATTTGCTAAAATAGAAAACTTGCCTATAAAAGATAAAATCATAGCAAAATACAATGAAATTTTAGACAAAAACCCAGATTTAGCGATGGTAGATAGCGATAAAGGAATTACAAATTTACATGTCCCAAGCGATGTGATAATAGACGCTTCAATGCCAGCAATGATAAGAAATAGTGGTAAAATGTGGGATAAAAATGGCAAAACAGCCGACACTCTAGCAGTAATCCCAGATCGCACATATGCGACAATTTATGAAGCAACAATTGATGATTTAAAAGCCAATGGAGCGCTAAATCCAGCAACTATCGGTAGCGTATCTAATGTAGGTTTGATGGCGAAAAAAGCAGAAGAGTATGGTAGCCATGATAAAACATTTATAGCTAGTGAAGATGGCAAATTCACACTTAGTAGCACAAATGGCGATAAAATGGAATTTGAAGTTGAGAGTGGGGATATATTTAGAGCTATGCAAGCAAAAAGCGAAGCGATTAAAGATTGGATTAAATTAGCGATCAATAGAGCCAAAGCCACACACTCAACTGCGATATTCTGGTTAGATAGTGCTAGAGCACACGATGCTAGTATGATCCAAATAGTAAATTCAGAGCTTAAAAATTATGATCTAAATGGCCTAGATATCAGTATCGCAGCCCCAACTGAAGCGATCAAAAAATCAATCTCTATAATACGAACTGGCAAAGACGCTATTAGCGTTACAGGTAATGTATTAAGGGATTATTTGACAGATTTATTCCCGATTTTAGAGCTTGGAACGAGTGCGAAAATGCTCTCAATAGTCCCACTTTTAAATGGCGGTGGCTTATTTGAAACTGGTGCTGGTGGAAGTGCGCCTAAAATCGCTCAACAACTAATAGAAGAAAATCACCTTCGCTGGGATAGCTTGGGTGAATTTTTAGCTCTTGGTGCGAGTTTGGAACATTTAGCTAGCGTAAGCGGTAAAAAAGAGGCTACAATACTAGCCGATACTTTAGATAAAGCAATTGTAAGCTACCTTAAAAATGACAACTCACCACGCAAAAATGTAGGCGAAAATGATAACCGCGGTAGCCACTTCTATTTAGCACTATACTGGGCTAATGAACTAGCAAAAAGCGATCTAGCACCTAAATTTGCCGGTGTAGCAGCTGCTTTAAATGAGAATAAAGCTAAAATTACAGATGAGTTAAACGGCTCTCAAGGAAACAAGGTAGATGTCGGCGGATACTATATCTTTGATGATGCGAAGGTTTCAGCCGTGATGAGACCAAGTGCCATATATAACGAATCTTTAAAGAAATAA
- a CDS encoding SixA phosphatase family protein yields MKTIYFIRHAKAKKVAATDFDRALSPKGKEAAKVMATRLKNKNILPELIISSPAKRTAKTAKIIAKNINFSGKIQFENSLFEATTQDYLNIINHIDSSLNTIFIVGHNDTLTQICEILSDSHIGYIPTGGVFGIEFDVNEFKDIRAKIGRVLLFDYPKKIE; encoded by the coding sequence ATGAAAACTATATATTTTATTCGCCACGCAAAGGCTAAAAAAGTCGCCGCTACTGACTTTGATAGGGCGTTAAGCCCCAAAGGCAAAGAGGCTGCAAAAGTGATGGCCACTAGGCTAAAAAACAAAAATATCTTACCAGAGCTTATCATCTCTTCACCAGCTAAGCGAACGGCCAAAACCGCCAAAATCATCGCTAAAAATATAAATTTTAGTGGTAAAATTCAGTTTGAAAACTCACTTTTTGAGGCCACAACGCAAGATTATCTAAATATCATAAATCATATTGATAGCTCTTTAAACACCATATTCATCGTAGGTCACAACGATACTTTAACTCAAATTTGCGAGATTTTAAGCGATAGCCATATCGGTTATATCCCTACTGGCGGAGTTTTTGGTATTGAGTTTGATGTGAATGAGTTTAAAGATATAAGGGCTAAAATTGGGCGAGTTTTGCTCTTTGATTACCCAAAAAAGATAGAATAA
- a CDS encoding ferritin-like domain-containing protein — translation MRFFDEIWECLNSCDLEQKFSKFSQIYSNFHSCDMNFNSDIFKLSVPSYSKICSIKSMKEIKQKHTNEAFLHSIAHIEYSAIDIALDACYRFRNLPIKYYLDWLEVANDEIRHFKMISDKMESLGVKYGDYIVHDGLFIALIKTQNSLINRMAILPRYMEANGLDANLFMMKKLALNGDRDGILEILKVIHKEEIEHVKKGDKWFKFACKIANVDPNSWIEIVRKCYPKAFEAKRALDIEHRLLAGFSKAELDKIQKFQERA, via the coding sequence ATGAGATTTTTTGATGAGATTTGGGAGTGCTTGAACTCTTGTGATTTGGAGCAAAAATTTTCTAAATTTAGCCAAATTTATAGCAATTTTCATAGTTGTGATATGAATTTTAATAGCGATATTTTTAAGCTTAGTGTGCCTAGTTATTCTAAGATTTGCTCTATAAAATCTATGAAAGAGATAAAGCAAAAGCACACTAATGAGGCTTTTTTACACTCAATTGCTCATATAGAGTATAGTGCGATTGATATTGCTTTGGATGCTTGTTATAGATTTAGAAATTTGCCGATAAAGTATTATCTTGATTGGTTAGAAGTGGCTAATGATGAGATTAGACATTTTAAGATGATATCTGATAAGATGGAGTCTTTAGGAGTGAAATATGGTGATTATATCGTCCATGATGGATTATTTATCGCTCTAATCAAAACCCAAAATTCACTCATAAATCGTATGGCGATTTTGCCTAGATATATGGAGGCCAATGGTCTTGATGCCAATCTTTTTATGATGAAAAAATTAGCTTTAAATGGTGATAGAGATGGTATTTTAGAGATATTAAAAGTGATCCACAAAGAGGAGATAGAACATGTCAAAAAGGGTGATAAGTGGTTTAAATTCGCTTGTAAAATAGCAAATGTAGATCCAAATTCATGGATTGAAATAGTACGAAAATGCTACCCAAAGGCATTTGAAGCAAAAAGAGCGCTAGATATAGAGCATAGATTATTAGCAGGTTTTAGCAAAGCCGAGCTTGATAAAATTCAAAAATTTCAGGAGAGAGCATGA